Proteins encoded together in one Astatotilapia calliptera chromosome 7, fAstCal1.2, whole genome shotgun sequence window:
- the stoml2 gene encoding stomatin-like protein 2, mitochondrial, which yields MLRTLCRTGGLILQQTQRTVPRLCVNPVQQRWASSLPMNTVVLFVPQQEAWVVERMGRFHRILEPGLNFLIPILDRIRYVQSLKEIVIDVPEQSAVSLDNVTLQIDGVLYLRILDPFKASYGVEDPEYAVTQLAQTTMRSELGKLTLDKVFRERESLNSNIVHSINQASDEWGIRCLRYEIKDIHVPPRVKESMQMQVEAERKKRATVLESEGTREAAINVAEGRKQAQILASEGEKAEQINKAAGEAQAVLAKAEAKSKAIRMLSDALTEQNGNAAASLSVAEQYVSAFSNLAKESNTILLPSNTGDISGMVSQAMTIYSTLAKPSMRVTPEVLEENREEAANPSGSPQEKGINE from the exons ATGTTACGGACGCTGTGTCGGACCGGCGGCCTCATTTTGCAG CAGACCCAGCGGACCGTGCCGAGGTTGTGCGTTAACCCAGTTCAGCAGCGATGGGCGTCCAGCCTGCCCATGAACACCGTGGTGCTGTTTGTGCCCCAGCAGGAGGCTTGGGTGGTGGAGAGGATGGGTCGCTTCCATCGGATCTTGGAGCCG GGTTTGAACTTCCTCATACCCATACTTGACAGAATTCGCTATGTTCAAAGTCTCAAAGAAATTGTGATTGATGTCCCAGAGCAGTCTGCAGTATCCCTAG ATAATGTAACACTGCAGATTGATGGCGTGCTTTACTTAAGGATACTAGACCCTTTTAAG GCCAGCTACGGTGTTGAGGATCCAGAGTATGCTGTCACACAGCTGGCACAGACCACCATGCGTTCAGAACTGGGCAAACTCACATTGGACAAAGTGTTCCGA gAAAGGGAGTCTCTGAATTCCAACATCGTCCATTCCATCAACCAAGCTTCAGACGAGTGGGGAATCCGTTGCCTTCGTTACGAAATCAAAGATATACACGTTCCACCTCGTGTCAAAGAGTCCATGCAGATGCAg GTGGAAGCTGAGCGTAAAAAGAGAGCCACAGTGCTGGAGTCTGAGGGGACAAGAGAAGCAGCCATTAATGTCGCTGAGGGTCGTAAACAAGCACAGATCTTAGCCTCGGAGGGTGAAAAAGCAGAACAGATCAATAAAGCGGCTG GTGAGGCTCAAGCAGTTCTAGCCAAAGCTGAGGCCAAATCCAAGGCCATCCGTATGTTGTCAGATGCTTTGACAGAGCAG AATGGAAATGCTGCCGCTTCGCTAAGTGTAGCTGAGCAGTACGTGTCTGCTTTCTCAAACCTCGCTAAAGAGTCAAACACCATCCTTCTGCCCTCTAACACTGGTGACATTAGTGGAATGGTTTCACAG GCTATGACTATTTATAGCACGCTGGCAAAGCCAAGCATGAGGGTAACTCCAGAGGTTTTGGAGGAGAACCGTGAAGAGGCTGCGAACCCATCGGGATCACCTCAAGAAAAAGGAATTAATGAATGA